A portion of the Piliocolobus tephrosceles isolate RC106 unplaced genomic scaffold, ASM277652v3 unscaffolded_36520, whole genome shotgun sequence genome contains these proteins:
- the LOC113222933 gene encoding complement C1r subcomponent — LYTCTAQGIWKNEQKGEKIPRCLPVCGKPVHPVEQRQRIIGGQKAKMGNFPWQVFTNIHGRGGGALLGDRWILTAAHTLYPKEHEAQSNASLDVFLGHTNVEELMKLANHPIRRVSIHPDYRQDESHNFEGDIALLELENSVTLGPNLLPICLPDNETFYDLGLMGYVSGFGVMEEKIAHDLRFVRLPVANRGDCETWLRGKNRMDVFSQNMFCAGHPSLKQDACQGDSGGVFAVRDPNTDRWVATGIVSWGIGCSKGYGFYTKVLNYVDWIKKEMEEED; from the exons GGCTGTACACCTGCACAGCACAGGGCATTTGGAAGAATGAACAGAAGGGAGAGAAGATTCCTCGGTGCTTGCCAG TGTGTGGGAAGCCCGTGCACCCCGTGGAACAGAGGCAGCGCATCATCGGAGGGCAAAAAGCCAAGATGGGCAACTTCCCCTGGCAGGTGTTCACCAACATCCATGGGCGCGGGGGCGGAGCCCTGCTGGGGGACCGTTGGATCCTCACGGCTGCCCACACCCTGTATCCCAAGGAACACGAGGCGCAAAGCAACGCCTCCTTGGATGTGTTCCTGGGCCACACAAATGTGGAAGAGCTCATGAAGCTGGCAAATCACCCCATCCGCAGGGTCAGCATCCACCCGGACTACCGTCAGGATGAGTCCCACAATTTTGAGGGGGACATCGCCCTGCTGGAGCTGGAAAATAGTGTCACCCTGGGTCCCAACCTCCTCCCCATCTGCCTCCCTGACAACGAGACCTTCTATGACCTGGGCTTAATGGGCTATGTCAGTGGCTTTGGGGTCATGGAGGAGAAGATTGCTCATGACCTCAGGTTTGTCCGTCTGCCCGTAGCTAATCGAGGGGACTGTGAGACCTGGCTCCGGGGAAAGAACAGGATGGATGTGTTCTCTCAAAACATGTTCTGTGCTGGGCACCCGTCTCTAAAGCAGGATGCCTGCCAGGGGGATAGTGGGGGCGTTTTTGCAGTAAGGGACCCGAACACTGATCGCTGGGTGGCAACGGGCATCGTGTCCTGGGGCATCGGGTGCAGCAAGGGCTATGGCTTCTACACCAAAGTGCTCAACTACGTGGATTGGATCaagaaagagatggaggaagaggacTGA